The sequence TGAATTAGTATATAGGGAAAGAATTTGTGTTGTCAGCTAATGGTTGTGCCTTTTGGTTCTGCTTCTGGGATCTTCATTTTGATTTTGTGACAATCTGGTTTGCATTTTTTTCCCCCTGGAATTACACCAAGAAAAAGCATTCTTTGCAGCTGAGATTTGATATGTATCTCCGGCATGTACCCTTCAGTAAACAAAGTATTTGAAATACGATAGGAATTAGTAGTGTCGGAAATGCAAAGCTGTACTTCTTTTGCTATTTGCCTGACGTTTTGCTTGTTTTGAGCTTTCCTTACCTTTTGCTAATCTGTTTACCTTTACTATGTTTCAGGGACAGGAGATGATTCTAGGGCCAAACATGCAGCCGTGGCATCTGGAAGCACCACAAGTTATGCAGATTCCATCTTCTCACCGCTGTTGCTGCAAATAATCTTTGTTAACTAATGGTACCCAGATTGCTTACTTTGGACCTATGCTTCTCCTTTATGTTCCTTCCTGCAACAAACTGCCGACATACTATTTATACTAGGTTTGCTGTTAGTGCAGTGAAATTTGGATATATCTATATGCTAGAGATTTCCTATCCACGTGACCTGATTGTACAATGCTGTTTCTTTGGTGGAATTTAGTATTTGCATATTAACTTCTTTAGTTTGCTCCCTGTATGCCCATATGGTTAAGTTGATTATCAGCTCCGTTTTTTGCCAATTGATAATCTGACAGGTACATTAGTTCTGAAGCTTCCGAGTTCTGGAGACATGCAATTGATGTCAATTGTTCTCAGGCATCTCTATCTTTTAACTTGGAGTATATCTATAATACATACAAAATTATCCATGTTTCTAAATTGGCTGCAACAGCTAACCTCAGCAATCACATTGATTAGCCACCTTCTATATATCTAGTTTGTAGTACCTAAAGACTAAACTCTCTAATGGTCCACCTAGATTGTTCCCAGATAGCACCTAATATCTATGAGCTGTGGCATAAAATATTCCAGTTACTGCTGGACCCTGCATTTTGCTGATAGGTACAAAAAGCTATTCTCcgctgcattttttttaatgattttgCAATTTAGGACATACTTGATAGTATTATTATTCCGTGCTATCCTATGAACTGGCTTGCCATTAACTTCATACATCTCTCTGGTTTTATTCTAAGATCATACTTAGTATGTGTCAACCCCCATAGTATTAATATTCCCAGCATAGAAATGCTGCTAAGTTTCTGTCTTGTATTGAACAGCATATTCTTTCTTATATTGAATTATCTGCACTGAATATTTGGAGCCTTTTCTTGCTGTTGACTAGTTGGAGTAATAGTTGCATTTCCAATGATTTTTGTCCCAAAGACAGGCTAGCATGAAGCTGTAGCTGGAGTTTTTCCTGCGCTTTGCCTGCCACCACTGAGCTTAAAACATGGACAACATCATTAAATCAAATCCTTAAGATTCTCCAAGGAAGCGAGGATTAGTAGCAACAGCTGAGATCCCACATTCCCACTATTTACTAGGATAATGAtaagtactagtactatataaCACATTACAATTCACATTCGTCCATTTTCTGTACAGCCTGTTAGTCTTCTCAAAGGATTTTTGTTCCCTAATTACCCTTACATTTGTTCTTGCACATACAATATTTCTGTTTTCTTGATTCATGTACCTCTGAATCATTTTCATCTTTATTTCAGGTCTTGTAAGCAAGTCATGGCAGGTACGGTGGCACTAGTATGTTTGTCCCAATAAGTCAATGCTCCCGTGCCATGGATTCTTATATGGGGGCCATATTCTATTAGCCCTTCAAACATACTAGTAGGGAAAAACTCAATGATTTGGCTCTGAAATGTCAAAAGGAACCCCAGAAGTGCTAATTTGATTTACGCCGTCAAAAACGAATTCAGGTATAACTTTCAACACCATAATCATTCTAGCTATTATGAAAAGACAAGCCATGTGCAGAAGTTGTGAGGCACATAATCTGAACATCAATTTTCATTCAGACAATGAACAGGCAGATGAAAACGAGCCAACAATGTTTCTTTAGAGAAGAAACAAATTACTTGTTTATCACTCGATCGGTTAGATGAAAACTCGCTATTCCCTACAGAAGAAACTAAATGCTTTACAGTGCTGCTCTACCTTTTGTTTCAGTCACAAGTCAGAATATTAATCAGTCTAGGCCACTTAAAATTCGATGTAAACGTTGCAAATATAGTACCGATAAAATAAGCAAATTATGTCTATGTGAAGTCGTTTTAGCAACCATGACAGATCCCTTTCATGTCTTATTTGTTTGCATGCATCTCTTTCAAGTTTACTATTGAAATGTTCTCTCTTTTTAGGTGCAATTTGTACCTCCATAGTCCATACTCCAGGACAGATTCTAAATGTTGTACATTTGCCTTCTCAGTACTCATTCAAGGGACAGGTTTTGTTTTCTATTTCtcacttttccttttcttccagAGGAATGTCTGTTTGCCAGAGGGCATGCAGAAAACCAGGAGATGTGGTGCCATGCTGCCATGCAAAGAAGAAGTTTTTGTCAACCACAACACATGGGCACCAATCAATCATCCATTAGAGGTGTGGTTAGTACTACTCTACTGCTCATCAGCATGTCAGCCATCCTGTCTCTACAATTAATCTTGTATAGGTAATTAGTCTACATACTTATAGCACCCTGTGTCATGTGGTCATCACCCAAAATGCCGTAGCTGATACGTTGTTGATGGGGATTGGGCCACTGTGTTATGCTCCCATGACCTGAAATTAATTATCAGTTCGCTGAAAATCTGAAACCGGTGCTTGTAATCTAGTTAGACCAAGCAAAATGCATGCCACTTGTTATTATAATGAAGTGGCTTTGATACCATCAATTAACTACACTTTCAAAGCGAGGTTACTAAACTATATTGATCTTCTTCTTAATCCATAGGAAATTAAAAAGGCTCAAGTTTGTGTCAAAAGATCAAAACAGTGGACATAAATCTATCACTCCTCCCCATACACACAACACGTTTTGGTCTGCACGTTGTCGACCGTGGCCCGATCAAGTACTGATCAGCAAGCAAAGATTTTTTGAGAGCTAATTAATCATGGTGTCTTAACTAGTACTGATATCCATCTTTGAAAACCTAGTTAGGCTGTGATCGAATGCAATTAggctttaattaattaagctgtcATATGGTACGGAATTTCCCGGACTGTTTCTTCGGCGCGAGCACATACATATACAAGTTTGATATCTCAATGATTGCTCATTGCTGCAGCGTATTGCAAGGAATACTATATACTTATATGGCTCTCACGACGTGCGGCGCACTAATGATGGATTCGGTGCGTGCGTacgtgtgcgtgcgtgcgtacgtCCGTCAGTAACGGTAACAACGGCCGGGGGGCAAAccaacagagagagagagaccaacTGCTGCAGAGACCGGTGTCGCCatgttcatcatcatcaattcatcatgcCTACCTTTGCTTGCAATTTCAACGCAGCGATTGGTGCAGGCATCTGCTTTTTCCTCAGAAAGTTTGTTGCGAGCTTGACAATGTATGTCCATCCTGAACTACCTGCAGGTAAACACATCTATATCCTCCCCCTCAATTTTGTGGAAATTATTACCGAAATCCTTCTGTTTTTATTTGAGTTTaaaattgaactaaccaacgtcatGTTGATAAACATAGAGGGAGTACGATTAATTTAAGGCTCTTGAGAAGGTACAGGGagactgtattttttttaaaagaaacttctCTTACGTAGTTAGATATGAGGGTAATAACAAGGGAATTGAGAATTAACAGGTTTCTGCCAGTAATATATTGACAATCTAAGTGTCTATTCTTTTGAGCTAAATGCTGAGTGACCGATTGGTTCGTGACAATTATCCAAGGATACAACcgaatgaattaactattataaagttGAAACGATTTTCTAAGagattcatatatataaatctttttaataaaagccgcatcatttagtagtttaggAAGCATGCATTTATCCGTTAAATATAATGCAAGGAATACAAGTAATCATCTTGTGGTGAGTagagcctagctagctagactaTGTCACATGGATTCAGATGAGCAAGGGGATGCGGCTGGAGTCCTGCGTATACactataacaaaaaaaaaaagggaggaggCGTGATTGATTAGGTCGGGCAACTTCTGAAACCAAGGCAAAAATATTCtccgttttccttttttttttaaaaaaaatttgtaacgGAAACAGTGCCCATATACTGTTGATCTTAACACCCCAACCACCttactctttcttttctcctccctcctcgtgATGTCATTCAGCTTCacacctctctcttctctttctctctctctctctctcctgtttatatatatagagagcCAGGCTGTATGCATCTTTGCAAAGCCATCCATTAATTCATCCATTCGATCATTGGGTACAACACAAGCATAGAAGCTTGTACGATTAAGTTGATCAGCTTTAGCTATCACCACCTTTGCTTGTAACATCAAAAGCATGGAGGATTTAGTTAGTGGCTCATCTGTGATGAGGAGTGCCATAATTAGCTGCAGTAGTACTAGTGAAGATCagcaagctgctgctgctgctcaagcTCAGCCGGAGGAGAGCACCTGGACCGACTACTTTGTGGATTTCATGATgtccgaggaggagaagaagaggcaaGAAGATCATGGTGCTTCTTCATACTGCTCCCATGGCGGAGATGGCGTCTATGGCGATTGCAGTGATCAgaaggagctggaggaggaggaagaaggagaggaagatTCTATGATCTCCGACGCCGCGTCTTGCGCTCCCGCGGCTGCGGCGTTGCCTGATAGGTACAAGGAgttgaagaagctcaagaagaagGTCTTCAAGGCCCTGGATCATGATGATTCCCTGGAGGATACCGCAAGCTCTCCAGTAAATAGCCCTAAGGTAGTTACAGCTAGCTTAATtccctatatatttttgttgctaTGAAGGCTTAAAGCTAGAgagtctttgttttttttaaaaaaagaaataaagaaaagaaaaattagagATTACTAGCTAGTTGGTGTTGATTTGCCTGTTTGATTTGCATCTTTCAGGTCAGTGCTTTGACACAGCTGGAATTGAGCCCTAAAAGGAGGTGCAATACCAGGGACCTAAccaaggtaattaattaagttcaatcAATAATCAGTTGGTGTTTTATTGAAAAGATACTATTATAAATTGTCCATCCATTTTTTTCAGGTTTCTAGAAAAGTAGTAAAAATATTGTCTTGTTTTAACATcctgtctcttttttttttccttgaaggAAGTTGGGATTGGAGATGATCGTGGAAGAGAGGGGATGGACTATGCAGATGCAATGGTAGAGGGGGTGAGGTTTGTTGATCAAAGTCAGAAGAGTGTAACTCCATGTGGAGAGCTAAAGGATAAGGGGCTTTGTTTGTTTCCTTTGTCCATGTTGCTACACTACCATGGATGAAAATTTGAGAACTTCAATGTAGAGCACGTGTAGGGTTTATGCCTTACATGAATGTGTGTGGGATAAATGACCAAAAAATATAGTGTGCTGAGATTACTGTGGATATATTTTTTGGGTGAAAATATATGTGAATATATATTACCGCTCCTGCTCTccttgtttcatttttttttccattttgtttTACTTACCACTAGTTATGCTCTGTGCGTGCAGTTTATTTTATTAGATATCTATATGGATGCTCCTAAAagcaacaatatatatagatggTTATACTTGGTCAAATGGTACAAAATTGTCATGGTTATTTACATGGTGTTTTGAGATGTTGTGCAGTACAAATTAATGAATTAAGGTGAGTTGCTCTCCTGCTGTCCTGCACATATATAGCTATACAGGTAAGTTCCAACGATTGATCAGAGGCCATGTAACTTAGTAAGACATTAGTATTAATTAGTAtattcacaattcacaaatgAGGGAATGACTAACACATGAGTTACAGAACATGTCAATGCTCTACCTTTACATGCATGTCTCTCACTTTTTGTTCGATGTAAAATAAGTGTTCCCAACCAACCGATGCCACTAGCTTATCAGCATGATCAGATGGGCTATCTACCAACTCCTTTTAATTACATCATGGATGTACCTGTTAACTCAGTTACCTGATATGTAGCTAATTAGCTATAGCTATTACTACCCACGagtagctaattaattagcaaATGCAATGCTAAAAATTTAGGGTTATCTTGATGCTAAAAGAATTTCATTCTAAGGAGATAAAGTGGATAAACATAAAGGCAGCATATATGTGCAATGACCATGCTTGCAGCCCATGAACAAGTAGTGGTTAGGGAGTAGCTTTCATGAAGGGAGAATAGTTAAGTGCTTGACTGTTGCCAAGATTTGAAAGCTAAAGGACTTATTAACAaaccaattaaaattttaaGGGCTAGATGACCTCCCCCTAATTTGGCACCTTTAGCTTGTCCcttcatgcatgttaaaacaaTATTTTCTTGCACCATCTTTCGTAGCCTTATCAATCGATCTTAGGAGTTAGGTTTGCAAGCATGAAGTCTTGAGAGCTACACCTATGTATAGCTTTTTCGTTTGTACGTCTCATGCATGGTTCATCTTGTTACTGTCTGAACACTTGACTACTGATCCAAATAACCAATTGCCCGCTGTCTAGATCAAAGAAAAGAACGAATTCTACGTCGTCAACTACTGTGCGATGTTAATTAATCTGAGATTTCGACATTGCTAATAAATGAATGTGGGACATCATATCGTGTacttaaaatgaaaaaaaggttTTGAGAAATATATTGGCATGTAATTTTTTTGCGTATTCGCGAAAAATAATGACTGAAAGTACATGATGTTATTATGGCAAAGTAATTGCTCTATCCTCATCACGCTTGGAGGTCCCTCAATAAcgacctgtttttttttttcttttgatgtgTCTATTGATTAACATGAATTATTCAAGAGCCCGCAGCTGAATTCAATATATAGTTTCTGGCCGGTTATCACTGTAGCTCATTATTcattcttaaaatatatagcgAGAAAATACATGTAGTGGAAACCACATGTGTAGTAGTGAATCCTGGACGTAGGATAAGAAAATTGATGCATGCGATTGTTCACGTCATACTAATTTACTTTTACTGGTCATATATATTTTCCCTAGTGTAACCGGGCAACCGaacctttcaaaaaaaatttgctgGGTAAGTTATCCAGCATAACTAAATTTGTATGTTTTTAACTGAACCTGTTGCCCCATAAAGATATATGAAGAGATCAGATTAATTAGCATCTTAATCTAAATGTTCTTCTGCATTTTTCATCTTATGAGTTCTTATATATGAACAGGAAATATATTAATTAGCTTCAGAACTTAAAATTAGTATTTTTAGATGACAGTACTTCAAAGTTAAAATTAGTTGATACCCTTTCATGTGTCCTACCAGTTTATTTTGATAGAAGCCTTTTGGTGGAGCTCCAGCTGCAATAATTCTTTGCACCGCACCATCTTGTTCATATTTTAGATCACGAAGAATAGATGCttaaatcattatattttaaccTATAAACTCCAAAATCTAGAGGTTTGAGGTttgccaaacaagccctaagaaTAGTACATTGCACTTGTAGATTTGGGCCATATATGTTGGCCTGCATGTTACTGAAGCTTCCAACCAAAAGGTGGCTAGCtctgaaaataaataataaataaacaaaagagATTATCTTAATCCCCAATCCTTATTAGGTACCATCCTAATCACTACTTAGACAGTGTCTTGTCCCTTAAAGAATATCTTGAAGACTAATTAATCACTCTGGCCTGAATCATCATCAGTTATGTCGTAATGCACCCTTCACAGAAAGTTAGAAACAAGTGGAACAAAGATAGCCTCTTGAATGTCCTTGAGGACTAGTGTTTggagaagatttttttttttgggggggggggggggggggggggtgggaatggaaaaaaaaaaaatgaactcaaaCTGAGAAAACTGTCATGTGTCCATGTGCACGGCATTAAGGTTGTTGGcacatatgagaaaaaaaattgaaatatgtTATCTTATCCACGTCTTGGCTGCCCGTGTAtccatgatttatattctccgGCCGTCTGAATTTAAAATCGCAACAAGTTGGAAATTATTTTGCGGAATGGTGCAAAACATCAAAGAATTTAGAAGAAGTCAATGTTcaccaatattttattttatatttcagGGACAATTATCCCGTCGCAAGGAAGTGAAATTATGATTCTTTTGTATGTTGATGTAATCATGTTACCGTCAAACAACTGAAGCTATATGACCTGCTACAGTGCTCCTCAGGTTTTCAGATACCAAAACTAGATTGATTCCTGGGGTCTTGTTGGCCCTAGTTCTCAGCTTTAATTTGAGGAGAGGAACAACACAAAAAGTAGACTGTTTTCTGCCAAAACATTGAAAAGACAATTCATGTTTCTTTTTGCCTTTTCCCCATAACTACTTATTGATCAACGCAAATCTTCTGTATTAAATTATCTGTAAATAATTGAATCACAACTttagatatactccct is a genomic window of Oryza glaberrima chromosome 7, OglaRS2, whole genome shotgun sequence containing:
- the LOC127778523 gene encoding vascular-related unknown protein 1; the protein is MEDLVSGSSVMRSAIISCSSTSEDQQAAAAAQAQPEESTWTDYFVDFMMSEEEKKRQEDHGASSYCSHGGDGVYGDCSDQKELEEEEEGEEDSMISDAASCAPAAAALPDRYKELKKLKKKVFKALDHDDSLEDTASSPVNSPKVSALTQLELSPKRRCNTRDLTKEVGIGDDRGREGMDYADAMVEGVRFVDQSQKSVTPCGELKDKGLCLFPLSMLLHYHG